Part of the Rissa tridactyla isolate bRisTri1 chromosome 3, bRisTri1.patW.cur.20221130, whole genome shotgun sequence genome, ATCTCTATGTGTATGTCCAAAAAACTGCCCCGCAATAACACTACTGTATTTGCGGAATATCTTTACCAGTCTCTCATTGTAATGCTCCCTGATAGCTGTAGTATTCCTTGCATATGGCAAGTATCCTATTGGAACATGTCCTATTATATATACCTAAGGAATTAGATATAGAAAGCACAATTAGTACCTTCATTTGAAATTTATACTTTGAGCTGTAACTTAGAAATGGTTACCACAATTTCATAATAATGTTGTCTTAGAAATGGCATTCTGAAAGCTATAAATCGTGGCAGTTTGGTTATACAAAATGCTAACAGTAAGAACGTTTAAATTCATAGtgaaagaaattgatttttttttttagtgaattcAGTATATTCTTGCGAAAAAAGTTCTAATAATTCTGTGTGTAATTTTAGGCCAAAGGAAAATTTcatcaattatttaaaattaaaaaataaagttactaGGGCAAGACTTATGATTTGGCATCTCAAGGGGATAGTAAGAAAAACTTATGTCAGAATATTGCAGAGCCTGCATGGtcagaaagtaaacaaaaacaTGGAAGAACAGGTTAAAACCCCTCAGTCTGAGGCTGAGACTCAGTTCCAACTGCACACACCAACTGATATGCTGCAGGGTTTTATGAGGAAGGGAACTCTCTCTTGTCTCCCGACtgtaatataatattttttaaattacaatacCATGGCAAAATGTAAACGTTTCAAGTTAAACACTTTTTCTGGTCAAATGATGATCCAATCCCCACACCAATCAATCAAACACGAGACAACAATTTATAACCTCACTTCAAAACCTGAGTATTATAAGACAATTTATTATAACACTCAAATCATACCACTTGCTGCAGCTTAGCTAAGTTTTGTCATTGACAATCTCCTTTCAAATTTCTATTTTTGATACTTGtaattacataaaaatgtaaatgaaatataCTAGGTTTTGTCTCAGGCCAAGggtgaacattttaaaattaaaggctACGCGTAAAAAGAGTCAAACAAAAGTGAAAGCCTTAAGTATTCTCATCCTGGCTTCTACAGTATTTTATATAGTAGGAAAGAGAAGGTATTTTACTGTATAATTTGAGAAACTGCATTCAACTATTTTATTAATTGTTGTAGTATAACATGCATATTCAaggaagaattatttaaaaaaatgaaattttgattcTGCAGTATATTTGGCAGCATTAATATTCTTTTAGAATcatgtttatattttcattatctCTACTTCttactatttaatttttcttttcaaagtttaaaCAATGGGTTCTGTTCACAGCCCctaccttttccttcttttgtgaAGAGGCTTCTAGTATTCCCTCCAGCCAGGCAAACTGGTTGGCTGGGTCAGTGATATTCACAGTTACACTGTTGGGGCTGTAATATAAATTTGTGTTCAGACTGATTATCCTGAGTGGTTGAGAGCTATCACTGGATTCAAACAGCTGTGTGTAGAAGCCACCTGTGAAAATAAGACCAACATCATCTGAAAAATGAAAGGCTTAAAAGCACAACTTTAGAATGAAAGTACAGCACTGACAAAATACCCAGCCTTATTCTTCCTAATAAAATAGAATATGGCATGTTTATTCAAGCCACGCATCACCTTATCACAACAGAACATCTTAAGAATCTGTTTTTAGCAACATTTTAGTAGGAGAAGTTGACACTGAATTTTTTATGAATTCTTGCCTGTAATTCTTTGTGTTTAGTTGACAGTTTTCAGGTGCAATTATCCAACTGACAAGCAAGAAGTGCCCTGTAACCTTTCTTCCACACTGAGAGATGCAGTAATTGTTAAAAAGTACACATTTCTTGAAATACTGCAAATACTCAGTTCCTCCAGGAAGAACTGTTTGAGTTTAGTAGCCTTGTACTTTGAAAGTCATTTAACTTCAGACTGGAATATGATGAAAAGTAAAGACTACGTTTTTCAATCCAAGCTCCTAAAACTCTCCATGGCCTACATACCTTCTTCAATGGGTGCAATTTCATTGTTCATGGACTTCAACGGAGCCACAGCAATAGAGTTATAACCATATATCTTAACTTAAGGTCTGCCcctttgagttttatttttcctattagaGTTTCTACTTCTACTCTTACACAGAGTTCTTTCTCATTCAGGACACGAAAACACAAATTCAAATTAAACTTTCGAATACCTAATGTGTGAGTGAATTGGAAATTGGGTTgaacttttttctgttcttcgctaaaaggaaaaaacataattaGGATATCAATATTCTCCCAGTTTAGTAAGCTGGACACAAATATGATGCAATTAACAGTATAATCACCAAGACTATGTTTTATTATAACTCAAATATGTGCCTATTCAATATGCTCTTAAATACATATAGtatcaaaacagaaataacatttcacCAATTTTTTTACAACCATATTTAAGTCTTCTTGTGCATCATACGCCTTTATCTAAAAAGTATTATGAGGTCTTGAAGGCAATAAGATATTTCACATGCATTGGTACAAAGCCAATGTACTGTACATTTTACGAGAAGTGATAATTATTGCATCAGAAGTGAATAAATGTACCCTGAAGATAAGCAGTGCTATTCAAAAAGACAAGTAACTTCTTCCAGGAGAAGCATTATAGGTAATCTATTGTGCTGATCCATCCTATGAGACTTTGCTAAACAAACAGGACAAATCTATAGAAACATTAGTTCTCTAAGCCCTAACTTTATAATGCATTACTGGCATATTTTACCTTTTCTGAAGGTATTGATTGCTTCATCCGTTAGCCAGGGTTTCCAGAAATCTGCTACAGCATTGTAAACTTCACTGGTAGTTACAGGAAGCTGATCCTGTGAGAAAGCAGAACCTGCCTAAGTCTTGGcattcagacacacacacacaaaaaaaaaatcactaaattaTCCCACCTAACCTCTCGCATAACACCTAAGTGTATCCAGTCACTACCAGGAGGAActcaagaaaagttaaaaaaaaacagcttctgaACATCCAGTATTGCTGATCAGGAACAAATGTCTGAACTTAGTCAGAACTGACTGCAGGGCCTTGTTAATGCATGGATAAACTAATGCCAGAAATATGTCAAGCCTTAGGAGCACAGCAGAGTGGAAAACGGTACGTTCtgcaaaattaataaatacataaactgaAGATTGAAATAAAGTCTCTTGGAGGAAAGAATTGAAAAAAGCTTCTTTTATAGAAGGTGAATTTTTCAAGCAACTTGGGGTTCATAGCAGCTCTCCAAAAGTCCACTAGGGCCCTAAGAAACATTCTGGTGAAATTCACATATATTTCCATGTTATCCTGTAGttctagaaatacagaaaagaaaaatgttgtcaaTGTGTTCTCCCACCGGCTCCAATTAGGACTGTAGCACTCTTCAGCCTGAGCCAGGCAATGCCCAAGTGCCACAGCCTGGTAAGAGCCACGCTCTCATCTAACCCTGACAGGAAGATCCCAGCCTGTCCTTGCCTTTCCTAAAATATCTGCTTGGATTCTTggtgctagaagaaaaaaaaagaggtcaaaaAATAGGAACAGTATTACAGTGCATGTTTTCTTAAACATAAAATCTGACCTTTCTAAGCTTTTTGAAACTAACCCCATGTTATTAGAGGCTTAGGCACTAAGTCTGTGTCTAGGAGTAGGGCAATCAGAAGTCTGTTCAGACATTTGCTGCTTGCAGTGCACAGATACTAGTTATTAAGAAAGCTTTGAGCCATACCAGTTCAGCCAGAGCTAACAGTCACTAACAGACACAGCAAAATCTGATCTCAGATAAGAGGTCATGTTATGGACTGAAGGTGGTTTGGACCCAGGCAAGTCAGTGCTCTGTGAACTTGTGGATTAGACAGCAGTCCGGGAATTTGCTTTAAGCAAGGGCAAGGATATGAAACAAATAAGACTATGCAGAAAGACCAAGGTCACAATATACGATCTGAAAGGTACCCCAATGCTCGATTAACCTGAGGAGTATTTTTAATAGGCTCTGCAAGAAAAATCATCCAAGGTCATTAAATTGTTAAGACGAACAAGTCAGAACACAATAAAGAGGAATAAAATTCCTCGGTGCATGGTGAGCGTGCAGCTTTCACACTTGCTCTCGAACAGCCTGCAGTGTGTGGCTTGCTTCACATCGCTTCCAGTCTACAGGATGTTTGCCAAGCATGTCCATACGAAAAACAGAAATGTCatcaacagccaaaaaaaaaaaaaaaagtccagcaaCCTGAAATGACCCCAAAGTAGGGCGTTTCTGATCCCATGGTCTTTTTCAAACAGTAACAGGAAAGTATGTCAAGTTCTGCCCATTGGTGAAGCCTGCCATTTCAAAGCAAAGTATCACAGAAACACTCCTGTGTGGTTTTGTGCAGAGAGAACTACAACAGTTATTCCAATCAGCAGCCTGCTTCAAAATACTGTTTGGTGCCCATCTGCCCCTCCTGACCATCTTTTTTCTACCTTCAGATTTAATTTCACAAACAAAACTCATATTTGTTGGAAAAGTCACTACATTCTTTGTCTACAAGATTATTGTACACAGTTTTTTCCTTCTATATCAAAGGAGACTGCTGAATGACAACAATTCTCTGttaggactttttaaaaaacaaaacaaaatgaaagcaaaacatcaAGTGAGACTTCAGTTAAGGTGTTATTTACCAAAGTACTTTACCAGTGGTTTCTGGCAAACCAACCTGGCCCCTGTCAGTGCATAAGACAAGCTGAAGCTATGCTACCAGAGTAAGAATGCAAGAGACTGAAGTCCCAGGTTTGTTTGCGCACTCACATTTCCAAGATGTGTTTAGCTCTTATTTTGCCTCTCacatttccctttcccctctctgaGCACCTCTGTTACTCCCTGATTTGGGAATCACTAACTCCAGCAATGATTCAGGCAATGATACAATCACCTGCTACACTAAGATATATCCTGATAGGCCTAATGAATAACACagaatgctgaaataaaattctttggGGCGGGGTGAAGGGGTGTTACTGAATTCCCATCAgatatttcaaacaaaatatttcagttgaccTCCTCCACATCCCTTCCGATCCCCTCAGATCCAATGACAGAATTTGCTTCTCAGTGCTGTGTGCTGCCATATCAACCCACAATATGGTTTAAAGGACACATGAAGCAACTGTTTACTTTTGAACTATGCCAAGAACAATATTCGCAGAATGCTGAAAGTAAAAAAGAACTGTCCTCAGCTGCAATGGTGCACACATGCAGTAAATCATCAATGCGGATATTTCTAAGTGTCcaataaggaaagaaaacaaaaaggcatatttttaataatagtGGCAAAACTGCAGGAACATTACAAAAATTCTGCCGTtagtctcacaaaaaaaaaaataatccagtgatGTCAGTAGACAGATTTCCTGTAGGCCTTTCAGTAGGCCTTGAATCTTACCACAGGCTCACAGATCCATTAAGGGTGTCATTTCTCTTGGATTACGGTATTGTGCACACAAGCATGActtacacaggaagaaaaaaactaaatGCGTATTAACTATGATGAGATCTGGTGATTCTAAGCCATGAAGAATGATTAGCAGTAAATTTGCATGACCTCAGATTTTACCTGGCATCACCATGTATTTGGGAAACTTAACACAGAGAGATGTACTTTCTGTTCTTGACTGGaagtatttataattttaaatgctaATTGGAGAATTGTAGAATACTGTTTCCAGTATAACAGTTACACAAATTTAACTCTTATTTTTCATGCCTCCTTTCTAAGGGGTTAGGAACACACTCAATACGATACATCAAGAAATTTCTAACTTGTTTTACCTGTGGCCAGTAGTCATGATTGCCCAAGGCTGGGAAAACCTGAAGATCTGGAAAGAAATTACGAATTGTAGAACTCATATTGCCAATGATGCTAATGACCAACTTTGTGGAGAGTTCTTTTACAGGAACATGAGGAGGGCTATCTCTGAAAAGGGAAAAGGCTTTATTAACAAAGGTTTATTAGCAACGTCAGAAATGGCAAAAAATTCTGCAAACTTATCTACGTTCTAGCATGTAATATTGCTATAGATTCtaattaaaatcacagaattgcctgAAAGGCTCTCTGCAaaggatctttttaaaaaaaaaacaaacaagtagaCTAATGTTTATGCTATGATTTGCATTTATCATAACTAAGATttcttagaaattaaattaattcaactCCATCATTTTGAGCTACTGTGCAGTTTGGCTTATATATCTTCCATCATATGCACAACTTCATAAGTTTATTTGTGCTCTTTTCACATCCTGCTGGAAATGAAATACAATAAGGTAATGAAATAAAGTAATCACTTGtttttacatatttgtatttattaacaCCCTTCCCCCAGCAAAATTAAGTGACATAACTTCTATAACCTTTCCAGCAAAAAAGACACCATCGTTGATAAACAAACTAGTTCTCACAAACACTCAAAGATACTAATCTCTTTAATAAATTATCCATTGATGTATAACGTAAAAAATTACGTGATGGTAGAATGGAAAATTTTGCTATGGCAAAATGGTAAATGAATGTTATCTTTTATGAATACCTAGAAAGTAACAGGACATGGTACTATCGGGCTACTCATATGCCTCCCTTTCACACTTCTTTCTCCAGTCACACTGCTAAGGCACACAAAGCCTCTCAGATAACACCTGTGTGAGAGAGAGAGTATTATTATGCCCATTTTCTAATACGGAAGATCGTATTAGATAcagaaaaggtaaatattttactCAACAGGGGACTACACACATCCAAAATGCTGCAATGAGGGACTGTGAAACAACCACGCCTTCTTCAGAAGCACACGCAGCTATGAGTGATAGTAACGAAGAGAGCAACAGCATCCACGACATTCTCCTCCTCCAGCTAGCCCCTGATCTAGAATTCATACAGGTACTGAACCTCAATGGTAACTttatacacttttaaaaaaaatacataaactatAGTATTGCTTGATTGTAGTTACCGCTTACAGAaccaaataaaatataattaaaggaTATCTTCTAAAAAGGGATGCGCTTTAAATTTAATGACCTTAAGACCTACAAAATCCAATACCTCCCATAATAATACATTCCAGTCCGTTATTCCTCTgacctttccttttgttttttccacttcCCACCCTCCCCGCACCATTTCTATTAACTTACACTAATACAGTCATGTGGTAAATGTCCCAATGAACAGTCCAGAAATTAATAGAGATCAAAATCTCTTCCTGAGACCGTAGATTCAGTCTTCCACTGAAGACTGAATCTTCCACTTCCACTTCTTAGACTCAGTCTTCCACTTATTAGCCATTCAGACAACTAAAGAGACTATTTAAAAGTAGCATTTGTGAGATACTAAACTCAGATCTGTTGGTGCAAATATAAATTTGTGAACTACTGCACTATATGGTTATCCAGCTGTTAAAAGCTTTAACTGCAGTGACTTGAACACTTACCCCGTCCAAATCATGAATGAAACCTGCTGTTTTGAATCCTTCATGAATGCAAATGCTGACAAAATAAGCTGATATGGAGAATCACACAAAAAGTCTCCAAAAGGGCCTGGGTTGGAGGCATTAGCTCCTTTGGAAGAAGAGCAAACTTTGGTGCGATCAGGGGTAACATGGTAAGTCGGATCTAAATGTAGGTCAGATACATGCCAGAACTGccctgttttcagaaaataaagattaaagaaaatggcGTTATTTGCATTTGAACTGGATACACATGGGTAATGCCAGGTTTGCTGCAGTTTGTCTACTGCTGTTCCTCTTTCAAGTTTTGAACAGGAGAATAAATTTAACAAATTGTTGATTAGCCCGTCTGGTAAGTGTGGGTGAGCTCTGCATTCCTGACAAGTCCTTCACATAGTCtgcttagaaaaactgaaaacagaagcagaGTCATAGGTTTAAGctattcaacaggaaaaaaaaaagtctggtagGGACTGGAAAATCAGCTCCATTTCATTAATAACAATCTGGAAACTGGGGAGTAGAGGAGGCGACAGAAGGACTTCTCCACTCCACCTGAGAGGGagctgcattttaattatttttcccgACCTTCCCTGGCTGGAAGCTAGATCACAGACTAGAAAGAAAGGCCAGAAACAGCACGTGCAAAAATTTCAaagctcctcttctccccagcagccacagTAGCAAAGAGACTGGGCTTCTCACCAGAGATGTGTGTCAGCCTCACCTACTTGCTACTTTCCAGGCTGACACATTCCCAGCCAGTGCTACTTTGCACGACGCGGAGAAAGGAACTGAGAACTATAGGAATACGGTGAACAAGACAAATTAAGCTTGTATGAGGCCACCAGACTTCAAGTTTCATGTAAAATACCAGTAGTTTATTTTCTGTCGGTTTCAGAGCACTTGGGAAAGGCACTCATGTATCTGGGGCAGTGGTTGTGAAACCGGGACAGATATAAATTGATCTTTCCCAAGGTCACATGCTCACTCTGTGGCAGAGCAGGCACCATGTGACAGGGCTTCGTGGAGATTTATTTCAGGAAGCAAAGATAAACAGTGATCTTCGGAATCTGCAGAACTGTGACCCCTACCACGAGGAGACAGAGAAACGCCGGTATGACGCTGCTTCGTGTTTGGTCTGAGGGACCTGTGACTCCCAGGGACCCAGAATCCTGTGGAAACCATTTTGGGAGCGCTCACCTGCGCGGGGTACCGCACGGCGGATCAGGCCAGGCGGAGTGTGCGTGTGTTTGCTGACAGTGCGGACACCAAATTTCATGTTTGCAGTGCGTGCCTGGGGACACCCCGCCAAGGCAGGGCCGAGCCCACCCCACCGGCCGCCCTCGGGCCGCCAGCCTGCCCTGCCGGACTACACACAAACCCCATGTAACTCCCCAGCACCGGAGGAGCCGTGTATTTGCTTATCGAAACGTCAGATGAAGTTGAGGCCGGTCGGGGCAGGGAACACCACGGCAGCAGCGACAAGGGGCGGGAACCAGAGCTACCCCCCGCCGTCGGGCCCCGCGCTGGCACCACGGAGGGGCGGCTGTCCCGCTcggtgtcccccccagccccaggccgGGCCTCCCTCTGCCAGGGAGGCACCgcgggccgcggcggccgcccctcACCCGCCTCCCACGGCCGGGCCCCCGCCCGCCCTCACCCTGcgcgggggcggccccgctcAGCCGCTGCCCTCCGTTCGGACTCACCCACagcggcgcggggctgcgggccggCCGGCGCCGCCTCCAGCGCCGAGCAGAGCAGCGCCAGGCCGAGGGCCAAGCGGCCGGCGCCTTCCCCCCGCAGCTCCATGTTGGCCCTACCGGGGAAGCGCCCTGCCGGCTGACCCGGCTGCTCGTGTGACCGCCCCGGCGCGGAGGAAACGGGCAAGCCCGGAGTGGCTTGTGCAAGCCACCGGCCCTTCGTTGCCTGCCCAGGCCTGCCGGAAGCCGCCAGCCTGCCCCGCCCGCACGACCGGGGGCCAAAAGCCGACTCGGGACGGGGTGCCCTGTGAGGGGGGTGGTTGCTGTCGCCTCAGCCGGCCGTGCCGGGGTGACCTTCA contains:
- the SMPDL3A gene encoding acid sphingomyelinase-like phosphodiesterase 3a, with product MELRGEGAGRLALGLALLCSALEAAPAGPQPRAAVGQFWHVSDLHLDPTYHVTPDRTKVCSSSKGANASNPGPFGDFLCDSPYQLILSAFAFMKDSKQQVSFMIWTGDSPPHVPVKELSTKLVISIIGNMSSTIRNFFPDLQVFPALGNHDYWPQDQLPVTTSEVYNAVADFWKPWLTDEAINTFRKGGFYTQLFESSDSSQPLRIISLNTNLYYSPNSVTVNITDPANQFAWLEGILEASSQKKEKVYIIGHVPIGYLPYARNTTAIREHYNERLVKIFRKYSSVIAGQFFGHTHRDSIMVLLDEEENPVNSLFVAPAVTPVKNVWQMESNNPSVRLYQYDLVDYSLLDLWQFYLDLRDANMKNESNWKLEYIFTKAYGIEDLKPESLYEMAKQLSVPHSTLFEQYYSNFIVSYDKTIVCEEGCKTCQVCAIQYLDYSSYTDCISREAAWR